The Altererythrobacter sp. H2 genomic sequence GAGCACGGTCAGCGCGTACAGGCCGAGCGGCTGGCCATCCACGCTGGCCTCGCCCCCGACCAGCATCACCGCGCGCTCGTCGGCGCTGATTTCGACCGGAAGCGACGATGATGAATTCAGCACGATGTCGGCGTAGATCGTGTGGGCATGGGTGGTGGTCGGGGCACGTGCGCCCCACAATTCGCCCATGATAACCGTGGCACTGGCACCGCCGGCTTCGACCACGGGCAGGTTGTTCACAGCCTCGAAAGCGGGGTCGATTTCCTCCCTCCCGTCCGGCAGGGCGAGCCAGGTCTGCATCCCGTAAAGCCTTGGTCCGTTTGCTCTTTCCTGTTCAGGGCTGCGCTCGGAATGGACGATCCCGCGCCCGGCGGTCATCAGGTTCACCTGGCCCGGACGGATCGTGGCAAAGGTGCCCAGGCTGTCGCGATGGTCGATGGCGCCCGCATGGTCTCCGGCAAACAGCCAGGTCACTGTCGCCAGGTTGATATGGGGATGGGGCCGCACGTCCATGCCTGTGCCGATGTCGAGTTCAGCAGGGCCGAACTGGTCAACAAAGATGAACGGCCCGACCATCGTCCGCTCCCGCGCCGGAAGCGCGCGGCGGACCTGGAACTGGCCGAGATCGTGGGTAACGGGGGTGATGATCTGCATGGCGACAGACTCCCCGCGCAGGGCGGGCGAGTCAATCCTCGTACTTGCTTTCTTCGCGCAGCTTGAGCCCGGCAGTCTGGAGCGGGGTCATCGCATGGGCAAACACTGATGGTGTCATCCCGGTGAACCGCCTGAATTCGCGTCCGAGGTGAGACTGGTCATAGTACCGCAGGGCGGCCAGATCCTGTTCGGTCGGGCTGCTGAAGCCGCGCATCGCGGTCGCCATGTCGAGGAACCGGCTGCGGCGCAGAATGGCCTTGGGGGTGAGCCCGAACCCGGCCTGGCACCGCCGCGCGAACTGCCGCATGGACAAGCCGAGCTCCTCGGCAATGTCCTCGATCCGGCGGGTCGGGTCGGTCCGGGCGATCACTTCGAACCGGGCCAGCTTGTCGTCCACCTTGCGCCGCCCGATCCGGTCGAGCCGCACGCGCAGGGCTTGCTCCAGCGCGGTGATCTTGCCGGTGTCGTCATCTGCCTCGTCCATCGCCGCTTCGAGGTGGCTGGTGGGCG encodes the following:
- a CDS encoding pirin family protein, whose product is MQIITPVTHDLGQFQVRRALPARERTMVGPFIFVDQFGPAELDIGTGMDVRPHPHINLATVTWLFAGDHAGAIDHRDSLGTFATIRPGQVNLMTAGRGIVHSERSPEQERANGPRLYGMQTWLALPDGREEIDPAFEAVNNLPVVEAGGASATVIMGELWGARAPTTTHAHTIYADIVLNSSSSLPVEISADERAVMLVGGEASVDGQPLGLYALTVLEPGKVMTLASGRGGRVMLLGGEAFASKRHVWWNFVSSSRDRIMQARDDWQAGRFPLVPGDAEEYIPIPAEPMTVSYP
- a CDS encoding helix-turn-helix transcriptional regulator; the protein is MLLSRTYRPSPDLAPYVRRFYVFEAELPDELVIKDFLLSETAFIRVLIKGDWAGEIAPQVWSQPGRSLFFGANGLPFKVRVRGSFCVAGAALRPSGWRALFHASHQDYADRLLRLDEVWHTPTSHLEAAMDEADDDTGKITALEQALRVRLDRIGRRKVDDKLARFEVIARTDPTRRIEDIAEELGLSMRQFARRCQAGFGLTPKAILRRSRFLDMATAMRGFSSPTEQDLAALRYYDQSHLGREFRRFTGMTPSVFAHAMTPLQTAGLKLREESKYED